A single region of the Micropterus dolomieu isolate WLL.071019.BEF.003 ecotype Adirondacks linkage group LG18, ASM2129224v1, whole genome shotgun sequence genome encodes:
- the si:ch73-361p23.3 gene encoding tumor necrosis factor receptor superfamily member 4 isoform X2, whose translation MSTQTSTYTPRQRTSINGLHCENCPDGLYQPEENDSKRCEPCTKCDGDSGSDVKVKCTAETNTICECRGKFVPSDSDSSTCKCDIGFGKYQRECEECEEGYFSKSINSRCEKWKVCKSGVNITGTKTSDVICNDDSKSTYVTTSPVSNRNVPLITRLTPHRPLEGGTDSPNPTSAPGPTVTSKDPIGMALLIFGIVGLLVLTIVTCKLHITFCMPRTPAVQPRNNSLCRRPVEESGNGSLSSLKLNPEEP comes from the exons ATGTCAACACAGACTTCAACATATACTCCCC GTCAAAGAACATCTATCAACGGACTTCACTGTGAAAACTGCCCCGATGGATTATACCAGCCTGAAGAGAATGATTCCAAACGTTGTGAACCATGTACAAAATGTGATGGAG atTCAGGGAGTGATGTTAAAGTGAAGTGCACGGCAGAGACAAACACAATATGTGAGTGTCGTGGAAAATTTGTTCCCAGTGACAGTGATTCTTCCACTTGCAAATGTGACATTGGATTTGGAAAATACCAAAGAG AATGTGAAGAATGTGAAGAAGGATATTTCAGCAAAAGTATCAACTCTCGATGTGAGAAATGGAAAGT aTGTAAATCAGGAGTGAATATTACTGGAACCAAGACCTCAGATGTTATCTGCAATGATGATTCAAAGAGTACTTATGTCACTACATCCCCCGTGTCAAACAGAAATGTTCCTCTAATCACACGCTTAACACCCCACCGTCCACTTGAGGGGGGCACAGACTCACCCAATCCCACATCTGCTCCAGGACCCACTGTCACCTCAAAAGACCCCATTG GTATGGCCCTCCTCATTTTTGGAATTGTTGGACTGCTTGTACTGACCATTGTGACCTGCAAGCTgcacataacgttttgcatgcCAAGAACACCAGCAGTACAAC CAAGGAACAACTCATTGTGTCGGAGGCCAGTTGAGGAAAGCGGCAATGGCAGTCTGTCTTCTCTCAAACTGAATCCAGAGGAG
- the si:ch73-361p23.3 gene encoding tumor necrosis factor receptor superfamily member 4 isoform X1 encodes MVLLKLLIFTLTFNELIIDVDAKTCPKGQRTSINGLHCENCPDGLYQPEENDSKRCEPCTKCDGDSGSDVKVKCTAETNTICECRGKFVPSDSDSSTCKCDIGFGKYQRECEECEEGYFSKSINSRCEKWKVCKSGVNITGTKTSDVICNDDSKSTYVTTSPVSNRNVPLITRLTPHRPLEGGTDSPNPTSAPGPTVTSKDPIGMALLIFGIVGLLVLTIVTCKLHITFCMPRTPAVQPRNNSLCRRPVEESGNGSLSSLKLNPEEP; translated from the exons ATGGTTCTGCTCAAACTGCTTATATTCACTTTGACTTTTAATGAACTCATTATTGATGTAGACGCTAAGACTTGCCCAAAAG GTCAAAGAACATCTATCAACGGACTTCACTGTGAAAACTGCCCCGATGGATTATACCAGCCTGAAGAGAATGATTCCAAACGTTGTGAACCATGTACAAAATGTGATGGAG atTCAGGGAGTGATGTTAAAGTGAAGTGCACGGCAGAGACAAACACAATATGTGAGTGTCGTGGAAAATTTGTTCCCAGTGACAGTGATTCTTCCACTTGCAAATGTGACATTGGATTTGGAAAATACCAAAGAG AATGTGAAGAATGTGAAGAAGGATATTTCAGCAAAAGTATCAACTCTCGATGTGAGAAATGGAAAGT aTGTAAATCAGGAGTGAATATTACTGGAACCAAGACCTCAGATGTTATCTGCAATGATGATTCAAAGAGTACTTATGTCACTACATCCCCCGTGTCAAACAGAAATGTTCCTCTAATCACACGCTTAACACCCCACCGTCCACTTGAGGGGGGCACAGACTCACCCAATCCCACATCTGCTCCAGGACCCACTGTCACCTCAAAAGACCCCATTG GTATGGCCCTCCTCATTTTTGGAATTGTTGGACTGCTTGTACTGACCATTGTGACCTGCAAGCTgcacataacgttttgcatgcCAAGAACACCAGCAGTACAAC CAAGGAACAACTCATTGTGTCGGAGGCCAGTTGAGGAAAGCGGCAATGGCAGTCTGTCTTCTCTCAAACTGAATCCAGAGGAG